From a single Candidatus Delongbacteria bacterium genomic region:
- a CDS encoding OmpA family protein, producing MKLIAGASLCLLGISSMLHAAERAAKPEFGVALGVSNYMGELDSDGFGLVTDLNVHWWLNDRFALGLRATGARLKGSNDLGAFQSNPNSVTGRFKWLPIHREMFLMPYLTAGVEWATFNAEDQDDGSLHPAYHDFTKSADTNTLAIPVGLGLMHHLSDNWAVSIEGLYHLSNTDFLDDFEDDSANDAWITVTAGLSFFPGQPKDTDGDGILDRDDRCPREAEDMDGFQDSDGCPDLDNDGDGILDADDGCPDMAEDMDGYKDDDGCPEADNDNDGILDADDQCPNDAEDFDGFQDEDGCPDLDNDGDGILDVDDKCPNEAETVNGYKDQDGCPDTKPEVQVEAGKAVVLAGINFDSGKATLTADSEAALNKVLRTLNDNPEIALEVRGYTDNQGRDAFNRSLSQKRAEAVRTWLIEHDVDASRLQAKGFGPDNPVADNATEEGRAQNRRIEFFRLK from the coding sequence ATGAAACTGATTGCAGGGGCAAGTCTGTGCCTGCTGGGAATCTCCAGCATGCTGCACGCCGCCGAACGCGCCGCCAAACCGGAATTCGGCGTCGCGCTGGGCGTGTCGAACTACATGGGGGAACTGGACAGTGATGGCTTCGGTCTGGTGACGGACCTGAATGTGCACTGGTGGCTGAATGACCGCTTTGCTCTGGGACTGCGCGCAACCGGCGCCCGCCTCAAGGGCAGCAATGATCTGGGGGCTTTCCAGTCAAATCCGAACAGCGTCACCGGCCGGTTCAAGTGGCTGCCCATCCATCGCGAAATGTTTCTGATGCCCTACCTCACCGCAGGCGTCGAGTGGGCCACTTTCAATGCGGAAGACCAGGACGATGGGTCCTTGCACCCGGCTTACCACGATTTCACGAAATCAGCCGACACCAATACCCTGGCCATTCCAGTGGGACTGGGCCTGATGCATCACCTGAGTGACAACTGGGCGGTCAGCATCGAGGGTCTGTATCACCTGAGCAATACCGACTTCCTGGACGATTTCGAAGACGATTCGGCCAATGATGCCTGGATCACCGTCACCGCAGGACTCTCCTTCTTCCCCGGTCAGCCGAAGGATACCGATGGCGACGGCATCCTCGACCGTGACGACCGTTGCCCCAGGGAAGCCGAGGACATGGACGGCTTCCAGGATTCCGATGGCTGCCCTGACCTGGACAACGACGGCGATGGTATTCTCGATGCCGATGACGGTTGCCCCGACATGGCTGAAGACATGGACGGTTACAAGGATGACGACGGTTGCCCCGAAGCGGACAACGACAACGACGGCATCCTGGACGCGGACGACCAGTGCCCGAACGATGCCGAGGACTTTGATGGCTTCCAGGACGAGGACGGCTGCCCTGACCTTGACAACGATGGTGACGGCATTCTCGATGTGGATGACAAGTGCCCCAACGAGGCCGAAACCGTGAACGGCTACAAGGATCAGGACGGCTGCCCCGACACCAAGCCCGAAGTTCAGGTTGAAGCGGGCAAAGCCGTGGTACTGGCGGGCATCAATTTTGATTCCGGCAAGGCCACGCTGACCGCCGATTCGGAAGCCGCGTTGAACAAGGTGCTGCGCACGCTCAATGACAATCCGGAAATCGCCCTGGAAGTCCGTGGTTACACGGACAATCAGGGCCGTGATGCATTCAATCGCTCTCTTTCCCAGAAGCGCGCGGAAGCCGTGCGTACCTGGCTGATTGAACACGATGTGGACGCTTCGCGCCTGCAGGCCAAGGGCTTCGGCCCCGACAACCCGGTGGCCGACAATGCCACTGAAGAAGGCCGCGCCCAGAACCGCCGCATCGAGTTCTTCCGCCTGAAGTAA
- a CDS encoding ferrous iron transport protein A yields the protein MSLEQILPGNSCIITTVEGSGAIRQRLLDMGLLPDVIVRVERKAPGGDPIWINLGGWQIALRQKEARTIMVKDPA from the coding sequence ATGAGCCTGGAACAGATTCTCCCGGGAAATTCGTGCATCATCACGACCGTGGAAGGTTCCGGGGCCATCCGCCAGCGGCTGCTGGACATGGGCCTGTTGCCCGACGTGATCGTCCGGGTCGAGCGCAAGGCTCCGGGCGGCGACCCGATCTGGATCAATCTGGGTGGCTGGCAGATTGCCCTGCGGCAGAAGGAAGCGCGTACAATCATGGTCAAGGACCCTGCCTGA
- a CDS encoding outer membrane protein transport protein encodes MAFVNHSISRGLLCAALLAPASVMATNGMDNEGYGPISTAMGGAGQAFDNGSAAVMNNPATITLMTSGSSRLDFALGMLQPKVSSSMNGMPTADSAADRFIMPAMGYLRSMGSWTLGAGVFAQGGMGTDYEKSSFLSAGSGNPAMSQVGVGRFSVPVGYRMNEKLGLGLTMDYVWANMDVEMAMAGAGQFASFISSMGGSQALGSASGSMVDALGGAVMAGQLSMPSQDYASNPMAAGPVNWAHFSFCDDSDFTGQATGGGMAMKLGALYTVSDQWTVGLSYHGATALSDLEADGACMSMSANFDDALLAQQWNGIPEGAPGNQGAPAGSYSAVTVPVSGKITVKDFQWPAQMALGLAYRPSQAWLVAMDLKQIGWSSVMENFNLSFKADATQANPMAMGFAGTSMDMALKQNWDDQLVMALGAAWAWNEDLTLRFGFNHASNPVPDQYLNPLFPAIVENHYTLGAGYRIGSHHQLNGSMQLVPEAKNTSASGVVSTHSQTNFQLMYSFGF; translated from the coding sequence ATGGCCTTTGTGAACCACTCAATCAGCCGCGGCCTGCTGTGCGCGGCGCTGCTGGCACCGGCCAGTGTCATGGCCACCAATGGAATGGACAACGAGGGCTATGGCCCGATTTCCACAGCCATGGGGGGTGCTGGTCAGGCATTCGACAACGGCAGCGCGGCCGTGATGAACAATCCTGCCACCATCACCCTGATGACTTCGGGCAGCTCGCGACTCGACTTTGCTCTGGGCATGCTGCAACCCAAAGTCAGTTCCAGCATGAACGGAATGCCCACAGCCGATTCCGCCGCCGATCGATTCATCATGCCGGCAATGGGCTACCTGCGAAGCATGGGAAGCTGGACTCTTGGCGCGGGCGTCTTTGCCCAGGGCGGGATGGGCACCGACTACGAGAAGAGCAGTTTCCTGTCTGCTGGCAGTGGCAATCCTGCCATGTCCCAGGTCGGTGTCGGGCGTTTCAGCGTGCCTGTGGGCTACCGAATGAATGAGAAACTGGGCCTTGGCCTGACCATGGATTATGTCTGGGCCAACATGGATGTGGAAATGGCCATGGCCGGAGCCGGCCAGTTCGCCAGTTTCATCAGCAGCATGGGTGGCAGCCAGGCTCTGGGCAGTGCGTCGGGAAGCATGGTGGATGCTCTGGGTGGTGCCGTGATGGCCGGTCAGCTCAGCATGCCGTCACAGGACTATGCCAGCAATCCAATGGCTGCGGGACCGGTCAACTGGGCTCATTTCAGTTTCTGTGATGACAGCGACTTCACCGGCCAGGCGACCGGAGGTGGCATGGCGATGAAACTGGGCGCATTGTATACGGTTTCCGACCAATGGACCGTTGGCCTCAGTTACCACGGGGCGACCGCGCTGTCCGATCTGGAGGCCGATGGGGCCTGCATGAGCATGAGCGCCAACTTCGATGACGCCCTGCTGGCCCAACAGTGGAACGGAATCCCCGAAGGCGCACCAGGCAACCAGGGTGCTCCTGCCGGCAGCTACTCGGCCGTGACCGTACCGGTGAGCGGCAAGATCACCGTGAAGGACTTCCAGTGGCCAGCCCAGATGGCACTCGGTCTGGCCTACAGGCCCAGTCAGGCATGGTTGGTGGCCATGGACCTGAAGCAGATCGGCTGGAGTTCGGTAATGGAAAACTTCAACCTGAGCTTCAAGGCCGATGCCACCCAGGCCAATCCCATGGCAATGGGATTCGCGGGGACTTCCATGGACATGGCCCTCAAACAGAATTGGGACGACCAGCTTGTAATGGCCCTCGGAGCCGCCTGGGCCTGGAACGAAGACCTGACACTGCGTTTCGGCTTCAATCATGCCAGCAACCCGGTACCGGATCAATACCTGAATCCGCTGTTCCCCGCGATCGTGGAGAACCATTACACCCTGGGTGCCGGGTATCGCATCGGTTCGCATCATCAGTTGAATGGCAGCATGCAGCTGGTGCCCGAGGCGAAGAACACGTCCGCATCGGGCGTTGTCAGTACACATAGCCAGACGAACTTCCAGCTGATGTATTCATTCGGCTTCTGA
- the feoB gene encoding ferrous iron transport protein B translates to MTTGIGFTSRAERLEAFPEGPELERPLHVALAGNPNSGKTTLFNALTGSNHQVGNYPGVTVEKRLGLVSDSRFPRNGFQLFDLPGTYSLSSWSPEERIAQAELLSGTQDVIVVVADASTLSRSLVLLAQVMLTGANPVLCLNMADEAERSGQRLDLAQMRALLGFPVVETSAKHGIGLEQLRQAILEQGLNPVDCRRRVTLGADLRGSLDRLESLLNRHGIVSRESTWLAVKLLKCDPDAQNLLGILVENSTDVLDATSLERKQLEALSGMDLPLLLGSQLAGFANGLLREVTLSQSRADARAMSDAIDGMLVHRWLGLPIFLMIMYGIFWLTFSLGQYPMDWIESGFGLLAGAISSLWVADSPSLLRSLLVDGMIAGVGGVVVFLPNIVLLFAGLALLEDTGYMARAAFIMDRMMHRFGLHGQSFLPLMSGFGCSIPGIMATRTLENEKDRLVTMLVLPLMSCGARLPIWMLLIPAFFSPGLRAPALWGIYMAGIVLALGLSLLLKRSVLRGEDTPFVMELPPYRIPTGRAVIMKMAERSRSYLRKAGTLILGVSIVLWALTSFPRLPDREFPPQPADSAISVEAAQAAAALQYSLAGRIGRAIEPVFAPLGFDWKITTGLLGAFAAKEVFVSQMSIVFSLGGDDENVSTLSGAIQREYSPLTGISLMLFLLIGTPCMATVAVMRKESGSWKWALLQFGGLTVLAWLISLAVYQIGGLFL, encoded by the coding sequence ATGACCACCGGGATCGGTTTCACATCCCGCGCTGAGCGCCTGGAGGCGTTCCCGGAAGGCCCCGAACTGGAGCGCCCGCTCCACGTGGCCCTGGCCGGCAACCCCAACAGCGGCAAGACCACCCTCTTCAACGCACTCACCGGCTCGAATCACCAGGTGGGAAACTATCCCGGCGTCACCGTTGAGAAACGGCTGGGGCTGGTGTCCGATTCCCGGTTTCCACGCAATGGATTCCAGCTCTTCGACCTCCCCGGCACCTACAGCCTCAGTTCCTGGTCTCCCGAAGAGCGCATCGCCCAGGCCGAATTGCTCAGTGGCACACAGGATGTGATCGTCGTGGTGGCGGATGCCTCGACTCTTTCACGGAGTCTGGTTCTGCTGGCCCAGGTCATGCTCACGGGCGCCAATCCCGTTCTTTGCCTGAACATGGCTGACGAAGCCGAGCGCTCCGGACAACGTCTGGACTTGGCCCAGATGCGAGCCTTGCTGGGGTTTCCGGTGGTGGAAACATCGGCCAAACACGGCATCGGACTGGAGCAGCTGCGCCAGGCGATCCTTGAACAGGGTCTCAACCCAGTCGACTGCCGCCGCCGTGTGACGCTGGGCGCCGATCTTCGCGGCAGCCTGGATCGGCTGGAGAGTCTGCTGAACCGACACGGCATCGTCAGCCGCGAAAGCACCTGGCTGGCCGTCAAGCTGCTGAAGTGTGATCCGGATGCCCAGAACCTGCTCGGGATCCTGGTCGAGAACAGTACGGACGTTCTGGACGCGACAAGCCTCGAACGCAAGCAGCTTGAAGCACTTTCCGGAATGGACCTGCCGCTTCTGCTGGGCTCACAGCTGGCCGGTTTTGCCAATGGCCTGCTGCGCGAAGTGACACTCTCGCAGTCCCGCGCGGATGCCCGTGCCATGAGCGACGCCATTGACGGGATGCTCGTGCATCGCTGGCTGGGCCTGCCGATCTTTCTCATGATCATGTACGGCATCTTCTGGCTCACCTTCAGTCTCGGCCAATATCCAATGGACTGGATCGAATCGGGATTCGGGCTGCTTGCCGGTGCCATTTCCTCGCTCTGGGTCGCGGATTCCCCGTCGCTGCTGCGCTCCCTGCTTGTCGATGGCATGATCGCCGGTGTGGGTGGAGTGGTTGTGTTTCTGCCCAACATCGTGCTGCTGTTCGCCGGGCTGGCCCTGCTGGAAGACACGGGCTACATGGCCCGGGCCGCCTTCATCATGGACCGGATGATGCACCGCTTCGGCCTTCACGGACAGAGTTTCCTGCCGCTGATGTCCGGCTTCGGCTGCTCGATTCCCGGGATCATGGCCACCCGCACCCTCGAGAACGAAAAGGACCGGCTGGTCACGATGCTGGTGTTGCCCCTGATGTCCTGCGGGGCCCGTCTGCCGATCTGGATGCTGCTGATTCCCGCATTCTTCTCGCCTGGGCTGCGTGCCCCCGCGCTCTGGGGCATCTACATGGCGGGAATCGTCTTGGCGCTTGGCCTGTCCTTGCTGCTCAAGCGCTCCGTCCTGCGGGGCGAAGACACTCCATTCGTGATGGAACTGCCGCCCTACCGCATTCCCACGGGCCGAGCCGTGATCATGAAAATGGCCGAACGCTCCCGGAGCTACCTGCGCAAGGCGGGCACCTTGATCCTGGGCGTGTCGATCGTGCTCTGGGCGCTCACCAGTTTTCCCCGTCTGCCCGACAGGGAGTTTCCGCCGCAGCCCGCGGACTCCGCGATCAGTGTCGAGGCGGCACAGGCCGCCGCGGCACTGCAGTATTCTCTGGCCGGCCGGATCGGCAGGGCCATCGAGCCCGTCTTCGCCCCGCTGGGATTCGACTGGAAGATTACCACCGGGCTGCTGGGTGCCTTCGCCGCCAAGGAAGTGTTCGTGTCACAGATGAGCATTGTCTTCTCGCTCGGAGGAGATGATGAGAATGTGAGCACCCTGTCGGGAGCCATCCAGCGGGAGTACTCGCCGCTGACGGGCATCAGCCTGATGCTGTTCCTGCTGATCGGCACACCCTGCATGGCCACCGTGGCGGTCATGCGCAAGGAATCGGGCAGCTGGAAATGGGCCTTGCTCCAATTCGGTGGCCTGACCGTACTGGCCTGGCTGATCTCCCTGGCCGTGTACCAGATCGGGGGGCTTTTCCTGTGA
- a CDS encoding short-chain dehydrogenase: MHIQNRRILILGGFGLVGTAVCRELLKRSPAALHIHSLRLSEAEKARDLLLPEKGQCELEVCEGDIFSRDSDGDTVSQQLFGQVGPLRDNDLPKYNLYRMLAEIQPDIVIDCVNTATGIAYRNIFRAAEKACVALETGDPDGEAMQHLLESLYIPRLIRHIQVLYRGMTDCATGVYIKVGTTGTGGMGMNVPYTHSEEKPSRMLLSKSALAGAHSMLLFLMARTPDAPITKELKPAAAIGWKSIGYGPINRKDGPIRMVNARPMPLGQDFSTFDPSAAELRDDVMENVYIDTGENGIFSLEEFSALTTSEQMEFITPEEIATQLVYEIEGGNTGFDIINALDNTTMGPSYRAGLMRHWALEKMVELEKTHDTHSVAFEMLGPPRLSKLLFESHLLRLAYGKMSAVRKADAADLTHILNTLVLENPEVANRIVSTGIPILLDDMRLIRGQKVILPSEAKQISITDERLETWVNDGWVDLRAANCARWIQRFRCIHEELQAIPREDTSSRHLRQHRFWHEENLILPGKIAGWVFAVEDHGSRMK, from the coding sequence ATGCATATTCAGAACCGTCGTATCCTGATTCTCGGCGGATTCGGCCTTGTGGGTACCGCCGTATGCCGGGAGCTCCTGAAGCGCTCGCCTGCTGCTCTTCACATCCACAGTCTGCGACTCAGCGAAGCCGAAAAGGCCCGTGACCTGCTGCTGCCGGAAAAGGGGCAGTGCGAACTGGAGGTCTGCGAGGGCGACATCTTCTCGCGTGACAGCGATGGAGACACGGTCTCCCAGCAGCTGTTCGGTCAGGTCGGTCCACTGCGTGACAACGATCTGCCCAAGTACAATCTGTACCGCATGCTGGCCGAGATCCAGCCCGACATCGTGATCGACTGTGTGAACACGGCCACGGGCATCGCCTATCGCAACATCTTCCGTGCGGCCGAGAAAGCCTGCGTTGCCTTGGAAACCGGCGACCCCGACGGTGAAGCCATGCAGCACCTGCTGGAATCGCTGTACATCCCGCGGCTGATCCGGCACATCCAGGTGCTGTACCGCGGCATGACGGACTGCGCCACCGGCGTCTACATCAAGGTGGGCACCACGGGCACCGGTGGCATGGGCATGAACGTGCCGTATACACATTCCGAAGAGAAGCCCAGCCGCATGCTGCTGTCCAAGAGCGCGCTGGCCGGTGCACACTCGATGCTGCTGTTCCTGATGGCCCGCACGCCCGATGCCCCGATCACCAAGGAACTGAAACCGGCCGCCGCGATTGGATGGAAGAGCATTGGCTACGGCCCGATCAATCGCAAGGACGGACCGATCCGCATGGTCAACGCCCGGCCGATGCCACTGGGGCAGGACTTCTCGACCTTTGACCCCTCGGCCGCCGAGCTGCGCGACGATGTGATGGAAAACGTCTACATCGATACGGGCGAGAACGGCATCTTCAGCCTCGAGGAATTCTCGGCACTCACCACCAGTGAGCAGATGGAATTCATCACGCCCGAAGAAATCGCCACTCAGCTGGTATACGAAATCGAAGGCGGCAACACCGGTTTCGACATCATCAACGCCCTGGACAATACCACCATGGGGCCAAGCTACCGAGCCGGCCTGATGCGTCACTGGGCCCTTGAGAAGATGGTCGAGCTGGAAAAGACACACGACACCCACAGCGTGGCCTTTGAAATGCTGGGGCCGCCGCGACTGAGCAAGCTGCTCTTCGAATCCCATCTGCTGCGACTGGCCTACGGCAAGATGAGCGCCGTGCGCAAGGCCGATGCTGCCGACCTGACTCACATTCTCAACACGCTGGTGCTCGAGAATCCGGAAGTGGCCAACCGCATCGTATCCACCGGCATTCCCATCCTGCTGGACGACATGCGTCTGATCCGCGGCCAGAAAGTGATTCTGCCCTCCGAGGCCAAGCAGATCTCGATCACGGACGAACGCCTCGAGACCTGGGTCAACGATGGCTGGGTCGATCTGCGGGCCGCCAACTGCGCGCGTTGGATCCAGCGCTTCCGTTGCATTCACGAAGAACTGCAGGCGATTCCGCGCGAGGACACCTCGAGCCGCCACTTGCGCCAGCATCGCTTCTGGCACGAAGAGAACCTGATCCTGCCGGGCAAGATCGCCGGTTGGGTCTTTGCCGTCGAGGATCACGGCTCCCGGATGAAATGA
- a CDS encoding PhoH family protein — protein MAVRTPAIRTSTFVLDTNVILHDSNCIYKFEKNDLVVPISVLEELDNFKKGNDSLNFHAREFVRIIDSLSGDRLFDKGVLIGPGLGRIRVVLSAPMHKDLQVSFPAQKMDHQILNTAYVLHKASRGRSVVLVTKDVNLRMKAKAVGLPAQDYRNDHVKNIGELYTGHRIEENQDSELINRLYEPVGEIPLADLKVDHPLVPNEYLIMRNNKRSALAVYNPGRGVLRRIDKQQAYGIVPRNAEQSFAMDALLNDDIRLVSVSGKAGTGKTLLALAAALEVRKNYRQILMARPIVPLSNKDLGFLPGDIKSKIDPYMQPLYDNLGVIENQFKESDARHKRIKEYLDQEKLVISPLAYIRGRSLYKVFYIVDEAQNLTPHEIKTIITRAGDNTKMVFTGDIFQIDHPYLNTHSNGLSYLIDRMKGQPLYAHITLSKGERSELADIASDLL, from the coding sequence ATGGCCGTCCGTACCCCCGCCATTCGCACCTCGACATTCGTTCTGGACACGAATGTGATCCTTCACGACAGCAACTGCATCTACAAGTTCGAGAAGAACGATCTCGTGGTGCCGATCTCGGTCCTCGAGGAGCTGGACAACTTCAAGAAGGGCAACGACTCGCTGAACTTCCATGCCCGCGAGTTCGTGCGCATCATCGACTCGCTCAGTGGGGATCGCCTCTTCGACAAGGGGGTGCTCATCGGCCCGGGTCTGGGGCGGATCCGGGTGGTGCTTTCGGCCCCCATGCACAAGGACCTGCAGGTCAGCTTTCCCGCACAGAAGATGGATCACCAGATTCTCAACACGGCCTACGTGCTGCACAAGGCGAGCCGCGGACGATCCGTCGTGCTGGTGACCAAGGATGTCAATCTGCGCATGAAGGCCAAGGCCGTGGGACTGCCCGCGCAGGATTATCGCAACGATCATGTGAAGAACATCGGGGAACTGTACACGGGGCATCGCATCGAGGAGAACCAGGATTCGGAGCTGATCAATCGTCTCTACGAACCCGTTGGTGAAATTCCACTGGCGGACCTGAAGGTGGACCACCCGCTGGTGCCCAACGAGTATCTGATCATGCGCAACAACAAGCGCTCGGCATTGGCCGTGTACAACCCGGGCCGGGGTGTCCTGCGCCGCATTGACAAACAACAGGCCTACGGCATCGTACCGCGAAACGCCGAGCAGAGCTTCGCCATGGATGCCCTGCTGAATGATGACATCCGGCTGGTGAGCGTGAGCGGCAAGGCAGGCACCGGCAAGACCCTGCTGGCCCTGGCGGCCGCCCTGGAGGTGCGCAAGAACTATCGCCAGATCCTGATGGCCCGCCCGATCGTGCCGCTCAGCAACAAGGATCTGGGCTTTCTGCCCGGCGACATCAAGTCCAAGATCGACCCCTACATGCAGCCCCTGTACGACAATCTGGGGGTGATCGAGAACCAGTTCAAGGAATCGGATGCCCGCCACAAGCGCATCAAGGAGTATCTGGATCAGGAGAAGCTGGTGATCAGTCCGCTGGCCTATATCCGTGGCCGCAGTCTCTACAAGGTCTTCTATATCGTCGATGAAGCACAGAATCTGACGCCCCACGAGATCAAGACCATCATCACGCGGGCCGGAGACAACACGAAAATGGTCTTCACCGGGGACATCTTCCAGATCGACCACCCCTACCTCAATACCCACTCGAACGGCCTGTCGTACCTGATAGACCGCATGAAAGGACAGCCGCTGTACGCCCACATCACCCTGAGCAAGGGCGAGCGCAGCGAACTGGCGGACATTGCCAGCGACCTGCTCTGA